From a single Phoenix dactylifera cultivar Barhee BC4 unplaced genomic scaffold, palm_55x_up_171113_PBpolish2nd_filt_p 000119F, whole genome shotgun sequence genomic region:
- the LOC103705668 gene encoding pentatricopeptide repeat-containing protein At1g53600, mitochondrial produces the protein MKVEIFRIPRCLFFDASRYRSGMSSIMMRKPIAYLLQKKICVSSPHLLLRCYSALPIPSIPKPRQPTFSNAKTDSHLVLYNSQITKNGRNGNLQEAQSIFDHMAFRDVVSWTALLTAYGENGDVSKARELFDKMPKRNTTSWNSMISAYVRALKVSEAYELFSKMPTKNVVSYGAMIMGFAKNGMLREAEEIYQEMPQMWRDPVASNALICGYLKAGKLDDAVRVFSRMGVRDVVSWSSMVDGYCKNGRISDARDVFDAMPKRNVVSWTAMIRGYLTAGFWEEGFGLFVEMRRDAVRISSTTFSVMLDACSEKDRIREGVQIHGLVLTTGFECDVFLGNSIINMYSRAGWMTAARRSFDFMKEKDVVSWNSLIAGYIQHDAIEEAYVLFELMPEKDVVSWTSMVVGFSNRGWTKESVRIFEQMPQKDEIAWTAIISGFVRNGEHESALRWFGRMVEEGFRPNPIMLSSVLSALAGLAILDLGMQVHACIIKMDFEDDVAIQSSLVSMYAKCGNVSDAYRIFSSINERNLVTVNSMITAFAQHGLAEEAIKLFTEMLRDGYKPSHITFLGILSACAHAGLIEEGYRYFKSMRSYGVEPGPDHFTCMVDILGRAGLLKDAMELINLMPCKPYAAAWGALLSASRIHFNLEFAELAAQQLFELEPNNATAYAVLSSLYSVAGLKDDEEKVRMVKQSNGVKKIPGYSRIILDKNANQWSRI, from the exons ATGAAGGTAGAGATCTTTCGAATCCCAAGATGTCTATTTTTTG ATGCTTCAAGATATCGATCAGGCATGAGCTCAATCATGATGAGAAAACCAATTGCTTATTTGCTCCAGAAAAAAATCTGCGTCTCAAGTCCCCACCTGTTACTCCGCTGCTACTCTGCACTTCCCATCCCTTCGATACCCAAACCAAGACAGCCCACCTTTTCTAACGCGAAAACTGACAGTCACTTGGTGCTCTACAACTCCCAAATTACAAAAAATGGAAGGAATGGCAATCTCCAGGAAGCACAATCCATATTCGACCACATGGCCTTCCGAGACGTCGTCTCCTGGACTGCATTGCTCACGGCGTACGGTGAGAACGGCGACGTCTCAAAAGCCCGGGAGCTGTTTGACAAAATGCCGAAGAGAAACACCACATCGTggaattctatgatatcagctTACGTGCGTGCCTTAAAGGTTTCAGAGGCTTATGAGTTGTTTTCGAAAATGCCCACAAAGAATGTCGTCTCATATGGTGCCATGATCATGGGGTTTGCAAAGAATGGAATGCTAAGGGAGGCTGAGGAAATCTACCAGGAGATGCCACAGATGTGGCGAGATCCAGTTGCTTCCAATGCTTTAATTTGTGGGTATTTGAAAGCTGGCAAGCTTGACGACGCTGTTCGAGTATTCAGTAGAATGGGGGTGAGGGATGTGGTTTCTTGGAGCTCGATGGTGGATGGATATTGCAAAAATGGGAGAATTTCTGATGCGAGAGATGTTTTTGATGCAATGCCCAAAAGGAATGTGGTTTCCTGGACTGCTATGATTCGTGGGTACTTAACAGCTGGATTTTGGGAAGAGGGGTTTGGACTGTTTGTGGAGATGAGAAGGGATGCTGTGAGGATCAGCTCGACAACATTTTCTGTTATGCTTGATGCTTGTTCTGAAAAGGATAGGATCAGAGAAGGGGTTCAGATTCATGGGCTGGTCTTGACGACGGGATTTGAATGTGATGTCTTCTTGGGTAATTCTATTATAAATATGTACTCTAGAGCTGGCTGGATGACTGCTGCTAGAAGGTCATTTGATTTCATGAAAGAGAAAGATGTAGTCTCATGGAATTCTTTAATCGCTGGATACATTCAGCATGATGCAATTGAGGAGGCATATGTGTTATTTGAGTTGATGCCTGAAAAGGATGTTGTTTCTTGGACTTCTATGGTGGTGGGCTTCTCTAACAGAGGGTGGACTAAAGAATCTGTTCGTATATTTGAACAGATGCCCCAAAAAGATGAAATTGCTTGGACTGCAATTATTTCAGGGTTTGTCAGAAATGGGGAGCATGAAAGTGCGTTGCGATGGTTTGGTCGCATGGTAGAAGAGGGGTTTAGACCTAATCCTATCATGTTAAGTAGTGTATTGAGTGCTTTGGCTGGTTTGGCAATTTTAGATCTAGGAATGCAGGTTCATGCCTGTATCATTAAGATGGATTTTGAGGATGACGTTGCCATTCAGAGCTCTTTAGTGTCGATGTATGCAAAATGTGGCAATGTAAGTGATGCCTATCGTATTTTCTCGAGCATCAATGAGCGAAACCTTGTTACTGTGAATTCAATGATAACAGCATTTGCTCAACATGGTCTGGCAGAGGAGGCTATCAAATTATTCACAGAGATGCTGAGAGATGGGTATAAGCCTAGCCACATCACCTTTCTAGGGATTCTTTCTGCTTGTGCTCATGCAGGCCTCATCGAAGAAGGGTACAGGTACTTCAAATCCATGAGATCTTATGGTGTTGAACCAGGACCAGATCACTTCACCTGCATGGTTGATATCCTTGGACGTGCTGGGTTGCTGAAAGATGCAATGGAATTAATCAACTTAATGCCATGTAAACCCTATGCAGCAGCATGGGGTGCTCTCCTTAGTGCTAGCAGGATCCACTTCAATCTTGAATTTGCAGAGCTAGCAGCCCAGCAACTTTTTGAGCTAGAACCCAATAATGCGACAGCTTATGCAGTCCTATCCAGCTTGTATTCTGTGGCAGGGCTGAAGGATGATGAGGAGAAAGTGAGAATGGTCAAACAGTCCAATGGTGTGAAGAAGATTCCAGGTTATAGTCGAATTATACTTGATAAAAATGCAAATCAGTGGAGCAGAATCTGA